One stretch of Arachis duranensis cultivar V14167 chromosome 1, aradu.V14167.gnm2.J7QH, whole genome shotgun sequence DNA includes these proteins:
- the LOC107467653 gene encoding uncharacterized protein LOC107467653, whose protein sequence is MSSAIGIGIGLRFSLSNYGSLSLINRKGLSLNYLARRRRQPHGIVASSDVASPSPSLWDDWKPLKSASTPSLSDILWPSAGAFAAMALLGKMDQLLAPKGLSMTIAPLGAVSAVLFATPSAPAARKYNMFMAQIGCAAIGVLAFTIFGPGWLARSAALSACIAYMIFTGTVHPPAASLPLLFIDAVKLHHLNFWYALFPGAAGCILLSLIQEIVVYLKQNVKF, encoded by the exons ATGTCCTCTGCAATTGGAATTGGAATTGGACTCAGGTTTTCACTCTCAAATTATGGTTCCTTGTCATTGATTAACCGAAAGGGATTGAGTCTGAACTATTTGGCAAGAAGGAGGAGACAACCGCATGGGATTGTGGCATCAAGCGACGTGGCTTCGCCTTCCCCCTCCCTATGGGATGACTGGAAACCCCTCAAATCAGCCTCAACTCCTTCCCTCAGCGACATTCTCTGGCCTTCTGCAG GGGCATTTGCGGCAATGGCACTGCTGGGAAAGATGGATCAGCTATTGGCACCAAAGGGCCTCTCAATGACGATTGCGCCTTTAGGTGCAGTTTCTGCTGTCCTCTTCGCCACACCCTCTGCACCTGCTGCCAGG AAGTACAACATGTTCATGGCTCAAATAGGTTGTGCAGCCATTGGTGTTCTCGCATTCACCATATTCGGACCCGGATGGCTCGCTAGGAGTGCTGCTCTCTCTGCCTGCATTGCCTACATGATCTTCACCGGCACCGTTCATCCACCAG CTGCAAGCTTGCCGTTGCTTTTCATCGACGCCGTTAAATTGCATCACTTGAATTTCTGGTATGCTTTGTTTCCTGGTGCTGCTGGATGCATTCTTCTAAGTTTGATT CAAGAGATAGTTGTATACTTGAAGCAAAATGTCAAATTCTGA